The following are encoded in a window of Dioscorea cayenensis subsp. rotundata cultivar TDr96_F1 chromosome 16, TDr96_F1_v2_PseudoChromosome.rev07_lg8_w22 25.fasta, whole genome shotgun sequence genomic DNA:
- the LOC120278972 gene encoding homeobox protein knotted-1-like LET6 isoform X1, translated as MEARNGSNGTSSMMGFGGEAHGGLTPLMIMPILAGTHTSTNNTTTTTNNNNSSINPLLLPPSSSSSPNPKPPTDHTHLLDTTNLLKAKIMSHPQYPRLLSAYVNCHKLFTKVGAPPEVVARLEEACTSSLMVGRASSSTFGGSSAGDDPGLDQFMEAYCEMLTKYEQELSKPFKEAMLFLSRVDAQFKSLSLSSPAPPPPPPPPPLNNSNNNNHPQACGEHPERNGSSEDDVDVCENYIDPQAEDRELKGQLLRKYSGYLGSLKQEFLKKRKKGKLPKEARQQLLDWWNRHYKWPYPSESQKLALAESTGLDQKQINNWFINQRKRHWKPSEDMQFVVMDAAHPHYYMDSGIGNPFALDCGPTLL; from the exons ATGGAAGCAAGGAATGGGAGTAATGGTACTAGTAGCATGATGGGTTTTGGAGGAGAAGCTCATGGAGGTTTAACCCCTCTCATGATCATGCCTATCTTGGCTGGAACTCATACCAGCACtaacaacaccaccaccaccaccaacaatAACAACTCCTCCATTAACCCTCTCCTTCTCcccccttcttcttcctcttctccaaATCCCAAACCCCCTACTGATCATACTCATCTCCTTGACACCACCAACCTTCTCAAAGCCAAGATCATGTCTCATCCTCAGTACCCTCGTCTTCTTTCTGCCTACGTTAACTGTCACAAG TTGTTTACAAAGGTTGGAGCACCACCAGAGGTGGTGGCAAGGCTAGAGGAGGCTTGTACATCTTCTTTGATGGTTGGACGAGCTTCAAGCTCAACCTTTGGTGGATCAAGTGCTGGTGATGATCCAGGTTTAGACCAGTTCATGGAGGCTTACTGTGAGATGCTAACAAAGTATGAGCAAGAGTTATCAAAACCATTCAAAGAAGCCATGCTCTTTCTCTCTCGTGTTGATGCTCAGTTTAAGTCTCTATCTCTGTCTTCacctgctcctcctcctcctcctcctccaccacctctgaataattctaataataataatcatcctCAAG CTTGCGGGGAGCACCCCGAAAGAAATGGATCATCAGAAGATGATGTTGATGTGTGTGAGAACTACATTGATCCACAAGCCGAGGACCGGGAGCTGAAAGGTCAGCTCCTTCGCAAGTACAGCGGATACCTTGGCAGCCTAAAACAAGAATTCCTGAAGAAGCGAAAGAAGGGCAAGCTGCCGAAGGAAGCTCGACAACAACTCCTTGATTGGTGGAACAGGCATTACAAATGGCCATATCCTTcg GAATCGCAAAAGCTCGCTCTCGCAGAATCAACTGGACTAGACCAGAAGCAGATAAACAATTGGTTCATCAACCAGCGGAAACGTCACTGGAAGCCATCAGAGGACATGCAATTTGTCGTGATGGACGCCGCGCACCCACATTACTACATGGACAGTGGAATCGGCAACCCTTTCGCATTAGACTGCGGTCCGACACTTCTTTAA
- the LOC120278972 gene encoding homeobox protein knotted-1-like LET6 isoform X2 has protein sequence MEARNGSNGTSSMMGFGGEAHGGLTPLMIMPILAGTHTSTNNTTTTTNNNNSSINPLLLPPSSSSSPNPKPPTDHTHLLDTTNLLKAKIMSHPQYPRLLSAYVNCHKVGAPPEVVARLEEACTSSLMVGRASSSTFGGSSAGDDPGLDQFMEAYCEMLTKYEQELSKPFKEAMLFLSRVDAQFKSLSLSSPAPPPPPPPPPLNNSNNNNHPQACGEHPERNGSSEDDVDVCENYIDPQAEDRELKGQLLRKYSGYLGSLKQEFLKKRKKGKLPKEARQQLLDWWNRHYKWPYPSESQKLALAESTGLDQKQINNWFINQRKRHWKPSEDMQFVVMDAAHPHYYMDSGIGNPFALDCGPTLL, from the exons ATGGAAGCAAGGAATGGGAGTAATGGTACTAGTAGCATGATGGGTTTTGGAGGAGAAGCTCATGGAGGTTTAACCCCTCTCATGATCATGCCTATCTTGGCTGGAACTCATACCAGCACtaacaacaccaccaccaccaccaacaatAACAACTCCTCCATTAACCCTCTCCTTCTCcccccttcttcttcctcttctccaaATCCCAAACCCCCTACTGATCATACTCATCTCCTTGACACCACCAACCTTCTCAAAGCCAAGATCATGTCTCATCCTCAGTACCCTCGTCTTCTTTCTGCCTACGTTAACTGTCACAAG GTTGGAGCACCACCAGAGGTGGTGGCAAGGCTAGAGGAGGCTTGTACATCTTCTTTGATGGTTGGACGAGCTTCAAGCTCAACCTTTGGTGGATCAAGTGCTGGTGATGATCCAGGTTTAGACCAGTTCATGGAGGCTTACTGTGAGATGCTAACAAAGTATGAGCAAGAGTTATCAAAACCATTCAAAGAAGCCATGCTCTTTCTCTCTCGTGTTGATGCTCAGTTTAAGTCTCTATCTCTGTCTTCacctgctcctcctcctcctcctcctccaccacctctgaataattctaataataataatcatcctCAAG CTTGCGGGGAGCACCCCGAAAGAAATGGATCATCAGAAGATGATGTTGATGTGTGTGAGAACTACATTGATCCACAAGCCGAGGACCGGGAGCTGAAAGGTCAGCTCCTTCGCAAGTACAGCGGATACCTTGGCAGCCTAAAACAAGAATTCCTGAAGAAGCGAAAGAAGGGCAAGCTGCCGAAGGAAGCTCGACAACAACTCCTTGATTGGTGGAACAGGCATTACAAATGGCCATATCCTTcg GAATCGCAAAAGCTCGCTCTCGCAGAATCAACTGGACTAGACCAGAAGCAGATAAACAATTGGTTCATCAACCAGCGGAAACGTCACTGGAAGCCATCAGAGGACATGCAATTTGTCGTGATGGACGCCGCGCACCCACATTACTACATGGACAGTGGAATCGGCAACCCTTTCGCATTAGACTGCGGTCCGACACTTCTTTAA
- the LOC120279142 gene encoding LOW QUALITY PROTEIN: subtilisin-like protease SBT2.4 (The sequence of the model RefSeq protein was modified relative to this genomic sequence to represent the inferred CDS: deleted 5 bases in 4 codons): MATTETRNTLQNKHIYLVFLEGEPVAFHKATSHDSQIKSHQIFNPERAYGKSLIESHDHLLKSTLDTGSYTKLYSFHHIINGFAIHTTQSQADKLRRVQGVSLIEKDRGVKLMTTYTPNFLGLPKGAWAQEGGEEHAGEGIVIGVIDTGINPKHPSFAYDPSKPYDNPRFCGVCDVGPKFPQGSCNGKIVSARFFSAGAASVLPLNASKDLTPFDQVGHGSHVASIAAGNWGVPVVVNGVVYGFASGMAPQAKIAVYKAIYPEGGTMADVVYAIEQATKDGVDVMVLSIGPDEAAAEEEEETITMMSVFEILLLFVRRAGVFVVQAAGNKGPCTSTVVSFSPWAFAAAAATTGRSYISTLVLGNGSHLFGMGLSGPTQGKGKKKLKLVDAKDASKVVMVTKNNETTSYSNINAEECQDPETLDPMVVKNSIVICTFSQGFFNGTSTITAIINTSILLSFAGFIFAANPDYGDFIAQPLPFSLPAIIIPSIADVETLMEYYNNHTERDKSTDKVIKFKARASIKEGRVASFNESSPTVSSFSSRGPDILDNKLNPADVLKPDILAPGHQIWAAWSPSSGHDPIFSDENFAMLSGTSMAAPHVAGVAALLMKAHPTWSPSMVASAICTSSLQCNNKGLPIMAHGLEVQALYPSTPFDHGAGFINPTAALDPGLVFSSAFEDYINFLCSLPNLDPSKVRSVTGKACNTSHQTSTSDLNLPSITLSKLSKFKSVKRQVLNVAKYPEKYLCSIVAPHGTLVDVMPRWFTIFPQEIQVLEIQINVTNPLKLFTFGEIVLVGSLNHVVRFPLSVFPMEV, translated from the exons ATGGCAACAACTGAAACCAGAAACACACTCCAAAACAAGCATATATATCTAGTCTTTCTTGAAGGAGAACCAGTGGCATTTCACAAAGCAACTTCTCATGATTCACAGATAAAATCACATCAAATTTTTAATCCTGAAAGG GCTTATGGGAAGAGCTTGATTGAATCTCATGATCATCTTCTCAAGAGCACTCTTGACACTGGCTCTTACACTAAACTCTACAGCTTTCATCACATCATCAATGGCTTTGCTATTCACACCACCCAATCTCAG gcagataaactcagaagagtACAAGGAGTTTCTTTGATTGAGAAAGATAGAGGTGTGAAGTTAATGACTACATATACACCAAACTTTTTAGGACTACCAAAAGGAGCATGGGCACAAGAAGGCGGCGAAGAACACGCCGGAGAAGGCATTGTGATCGGAGTTATTGATACAGGAATCAATCCTAAACACCCTAGT TTTGCTTATGATCCATCAAAGCCTTACGATAATCCTCGATTTTGTGGTGTTTGTGATGTTGGTCCAAAATTTCCACAAGGATCATGTAATGGTAAGATTGTTTCAGCAAGATTCTTCTCTGCTGGTGCTGCTTCTGTTCTTCCTTTGAATGCTTCAAAAGATTTGACACCATTTGATCAAGTCGGACATGGAAG tCATGTAGCTTCAATTGCCGCCGGAAATTGGGGAGTTCCGGTGGTTGTTAACGGCGTTGTATATGGATTTGCAAGTGGAATGGCTCCTCAAGCAAA GATTGCAGTGTACAAGGCTATATATCCTGAAGGAGGAACAATGGCAGATGTGGTTTATGCAATAGAACAA GCAACAAAAGATGGAGTGGATGTAATGGTGCTATCAATAGGCCCAGATGAAGCagcagcagaagaagaagaggaaacaaTAACAATGATGAGTGTGTTTGagatattgttgttgtttgtgaGAAGGGCTGGTGTGTTTGTTGTGCAAGCTGCAGGGAACAAGGGTCCCTGCACAAGC ACTGTTGTTTCTTTCAGCCCTTGGGCTTTTGCTGCTGCTGCCGCCACCACTGGTCGAAGTTACATTTCTACCCTTGTCTTGGGTAATGGCTCTCATCTCTTTGGCATGGGCTTATCAG GACCAACTCAAggcaaaggaaagaaaaaattaaagttagTAGATGCTAAGGATGCATCAAAGGTGGTAATGGTGACCAAGAATAATGAGACCACAAGTTACAGCAATATTAATGCAGAGGAATGCCAAGACCCAGAAACACTT GATCCAATGGTGGTGAAAAACAGCATTGTGATATGCACATTCTCACAAGGTTTCTTCAATGGCACATCCACAATCACTGCCATTATCAACACCTCCATTCTTCTCAGTTTTGCAGGATTTATCTTTGCTGCAAACCCTGATTATGGTGACTTCATTGCTCAGCCTCTTCCCTTCTCTTTGCCAGCCATCATCATTCCTTCCATTGCTGATGTTGAG acTCTTATGGAATACTACAACAATCACACTGAAAGAGACAAGAGCACAGACAAAGTGATAAAATTTAAAGCAAGAGCATCCATTAAAGAAGGAAGAGTAGCTTCATTCAATGAAAGCAGC CCAACAGTCTCAAGCTTCTCATCAAGAGGACCTGACATTCTTGACAACAAGCTCAACCCTGCAGATGTTCTTAAGCCTGACATTCTTGCACCAGGTCACCAAATTTGGGCTGCATGGAGCCCTTCAAGTGGACATGACCCTATTTTTTCCGACGAAAACTTTGCAATGTTATCGGGGACGAGCATGGCGGCTCCGCATGTAGCCGGAGTGGCGGCATTACTGATGAAAGCTCATCCTACATGGTCACCATCCATGGTGGCTTCAGCCATTTGCACTAGCTCTTTGCAGTGTAACAATAAGGGGTTGCCTATCATGGCTCATGGccttgaagttcaagcattGTATCCTTCTACTCCCTTTGATCATGGTGCTGGTTTTATTAATCCTACTGCTGCACTTGATCCTGGCCTTGTCTTCTCATCAg CATTTGAAGACTATATAAACTTCTTGTGCTCTCTACCAAACCTTGATCCATCAAAGGTAAGATCAGTGACAGGAAAAGCATGCAACACTTCTCATCAAACTTCAACTTCAGACTTGAACCTGCCATCTATAACCCTGTCAAAACTATCAAAGTTCAAATCAGTGAAAAGACAAGTGTTGAATGTGGCTAAGTATCCAGAGAAGTACTTGTGTTCCATTGTGGCACCTCATGGAACTCTAGTGGATGTGATGCCAAGATGGTTCACTATATTCCCTCAAGAGATTCAAGTTTTGGAGATTCAAATTAATGTTACAAATCCATTGAAGTTGTTTACTTTTGGTGAGATTGTTCTTGTGGGGAGTTTGAATCATGTTGTTAGATTTCCATTGTCTGTTTTCCCTATGGAGGtgtga